The following are encoded together in the Terriglobia bacterium genome:
- a CDS encoding PmoA family protein — translation MFLSLPLAAQVRFAVMTDSVAIQINGKPFSVLHFGKQEHKPFLHPLLTPSGKNILRGFPVNPLPGDSTDRPHQRGVWMGTEGLKGPSGLEDFWENDPLYPQEHKGAIAFQELTGATDGNDRGVLSFVSHWISNEGQLWVVDRRKMTFYSKPAGCRMLDIDIELEAREPVTFEDVQDGVLGFRLALAFDDHYGGRVVNAEGAVNEEGIRGRRSAWLDWTAELDPKEYQTSPHGHGEKIGIAVFDHPSNLNYPSRWQVKDFGDFSVNPFAGQIFQKFDKTAQKAAYAMKRGDKLRLRYRILIHPAELKVDGFFKEWISQR, via the coding sequence ATGTTCTTGTCACTCCCCCTTGCCGCACAGGTACGCTTTGCGGTGATGACAGACTCGGTCGCGATCCAGATCAACGGCAAGCCATTTAGTGTCCTTCACTTCGGGAAGCAAGAACATAAGCCCTTCCTGCATCCGCTGCTGACCCCCTCGGGGAAGAACATCTTACGTGGATTTCCCGTGAACCCGCTGCCTGGCGATTCCACGGACCGCCCCCACCAACGCGGAGTGTGGATGGGCACCGAGGGCCTGAAGGGTCCTTCGGGTCTAGAGGACTTTTGGGAAAACGATCCTCTCTACCCGCAAGAACACAAGGGAGCCATTGCTTTCCAAGAACTCACCGGCGCGACAGACGGTAATGACCGTGGGGTGCTCTCCTTTGTCTCACACTGGATCAGCAACGAGGGACAGTTGTGGGTTGTTGACCGGCGGAAGATGACGTTTTACAGCAAGCCGGCAGGCTGCCGGATGCTTGACATTGATATCGAACTCGAAGCCAGGGAGCCGGTCACGTTTGAAGATGTTCAAGACGGCGTTCTGGGGTTCCGCCTTGCTTTGGCTTTCGATGATCATTATGGCGGACGGGTGGTGAATGCGGAAGGGGCCGTCAATGAGGAGGGCATTCGCGGCCGCCGTTCGGCGTGGCTCGATTGGACCGCCGAACTGGATCCCAAGGAATACCAGACCTCGCCACACGGACACGGCGAAAAGATTGGCATCGCGGTGTTCGATCACCCGTCGAATTTGAATTACCCGTCTCGTTGGCAGGTCAAGGACTTCGGAGATTTCTCGGTGAATCCGTTTGCCGGGCAAATTTTTCAGAAATTCGACAAGACGGCTCAAAAGGCCGCTTACGCAATGAAGCGCGGGGACAAACTCCGTCTGCGCTACCGGATTCTCATCCATCCAGCAGAACTAAAAGTCGACGGTTTCTTCAAGGAGTGGATAAGCCAGAGATAA
- a CDS encoding PmoA family protein: MLNSPMFLTILILLPMFFSLPLAAQVRFKVGTDSVAIQVAGKPFSMLHFGKEARKPYLHPLLTVSGGPDPVTRGFPVDPLPGDSTDHPNHRGLYIGAEEVNGEDFLDNEPGNTEPPPKGNIEFEKLTQVTDGDERGTLSLLAHWISHEGKVWLIERRTMIFYGKPANVRMFDIDTELEAAEPVTITDHQSAIIGLRLGLGFDTHYDGFVVNAAGGKNEEGVRGRRSPWLVWIGTTSGEGRVGVAMFDHPANLNYPCRWQVRDKGLLMANPFGGKIFAKFDPTAANENAEFKMKRGDKLRLRYRVLIYNAGKNEAVGAIVARMNAAQKEFARQ, encoded by the coding sequence TTGTTGAACTCCCCAATGTTTTTGACAATCCTGATACTTCTTCCCATGTTTTTCTCGCTCCCCCTTGCCGCACAGGTGCGCTTTAAGGTGGGGACGGATTCGGTCGCGATCCAGGTCGCCGGCAAGCCGTTTAGCATGCTGCATTTCGGGAAGGAAGCGCGCAAGCCCTACCTGCATCCGCTGCTCACCGTCTCGGGTGGGCCCGACCCGGTGACGCGCGGATTTCCGGTCGACCCTTTGCCTGGAGATTCCACCGACCACCCCAACCACCGCGGACTGTATATCGGCGCAGAGGAGGTGAACGGCGAGGATTTTCTCGACAACGAGCCCGGTAATACGGAGCCGCCGCCCAAGGGCAACATCGAATTTGAGAAGCTCACCCAGGTCACCGATGGCGATGAGCGCGGGACACTTTCCCTGCTGGCGCATTGGATCAGCCACGAGGGAAAAGTGTGGCTCATTGAGCGGCGGACAATGATTTTTTACGGCAAGCCTGCCAACGTGCGCATGTTCGATATCGACACCGAACTCGAAGCCGCCGAGCCGGTCACGATCACCGATCACCAAAGCGCCATCATTGGATTGCGCCTTGGCTTGGGCTTCGATACTCACTATGACGGTTTTGTCGTCAACGCGGCCGGGGGCAAAAACGAGGAAGGCGTTCGCGGACGCCGCTCACCGTGGCTGGTATGGATCGGCACTACGAGTGGCGAAGGGCGGGTCGGCGTCGCCATGTTCGACCATCCGGCGAACCTGAATTACCCGTGTCGCTGGCAGGTTCGGGATAAGGGGCTCCTCATGGCGAATCCGTTCGGGGGGAAAATTTTTGCCAAGTTCGATCCGACGGCTGCGAATGAGAACGCCGAGTTCAAAATGAAGCGCGGGGACAAGCTCCGCCTGCGCTACCGAGTTCTGATCTACAACGCGGGGAAAAATGAAGCCGTGGGGGCAATTGTTGCCAGAATGAACGCAGCGCAAAAAGAGTTTGCAAGGCAATGA
- a CDS encoding PmoA family protein, producing the protein MKMFHAKHCVSQCSSRPAATRSAVLLFLAFLSLCLWGSPIAAQVHFDVRYDSVVIQINGKPFSVLYYGKEARKPFLHPLLTASGNAVTRGFPVDPLPGESTDRPNHRGLTIGTARVQGPETGLNAGLFFWGQNFVDNDPSNMGPDRGTIAFKELTGVVNGEDRGVLSMVSHWISHQGQLWLIERRKMTFYSKPADCRVFDIDLELEAAQQLTFSDYQDSMLALRLGLPFDSHYGGKIVNASGGVNEEGVRGRRSPWIDWTTELNSGEKVGVAIFDHPANLNYPARWQYRDKGIVGVGPFAGRCFAKFDPTAATENAEYTMKRGDKLHLRYRIVIHPAGLKLDNFLKEFTSP; encoded by the coding sequence ATGAAAATGTTCCATGCTAAGCACTGTGTTTCCCAGTGCTCATCGCGGCCGGCCGCAACGCGGTCAGCGGTGTTGCTTTTTCTCGCGTTCCTCTCGCTATGTTTATGGGGTTCTCCGATTGCCGCACAGGTGCACTTCGACGTGCGCTACGACTCGGTGGTGATCCAGATCAACGGCAAGCCTTTCAGCGTTCTGTATTACGGGAAGGAAGCGCGCAAGCCATTCCTGCATCCGCTGCTGACAGCATCGGGCAACGCGGTCACGCGCGGATTTCCGGTCGACCCGTTACCTGGCGAATCCACCGACCGGCCCAACCACCGCGGACTGACGATCGGCACGGCCCGCGTTCAGGGACCGGAAACTGGACTGAATGCGGGACTGTTCTTCTGGGGGCAGAATTTTGTCGACAACGACCCCAGCAATATGGGTCCGGATCGGGGCACCATCGCGTTCAAAGAGCTTACCGGCGTGGTAAACGGCGAGGATCGTGGTGTGCTCTCGATGGTCTCGCACTGGATCAGCCACCAGGGACAGTTGTGGCTGATCGAGCGCCGCAAAATGACGTTCTACAGTAAGCCCGCAGACTGCCGGGTGTTCGATATTGATCTCGAACTCGAAGCCGCCCAGCAGCTTACTTTCAGCGACTATCAAGACTCCATGCTTGCACTGCGCCTCGGTCTGCCCTTCGACTCTCACTATGGCGGGAAGATCGTCAACGCAAGCGGTGGCGTCAACGAGGAAGGCGTTCGCGGACGCCGCTCACCATGGATTGACTGGACCACGGAGTTGAACAGCGGCGAGAAGGTCGGCGTCGCGATATTCGACCATCCTGCAAACCTGAATTACCCGGCACGCTGGCAGTATCGAGACAAGGGCATCGTCGGGGTTGGTCCCTTCGCGGGGCGATGCTTCGCGAAGTTCGATCCGACGGCTGCAACCGAAAACGCCGAATACACAATGAAGCGCGGGGACAAACTCCATCTACGTTACCGGATCGTGATACATCCGGCAGGGCTAAAGCTCGACAACTTCCTGAAGGAGTTTACAAGCCCATGA
- a CDS encoding TonB-dependent receptor, whose amino-acid sequence MKSFTRMLAGLLPMLALLAAPAFAADLHGIVAASIDRTPIFEAHVVLHGPHGLQLTTMTNTEGAYSFTGLDASLRYSVDVEAKGFNPFTQDITMSSDSQQLDILLDLVTHHESVVVKASGEVISLESSAPDVSQIITTAQVAALPSANRNVTKYALLDPHVRPTQGSASDGNNGNRLSFNGESHRYTGYILDGVINYDWTYSNGPYQLVAASAASDVKVITNEYAAEYGTSTTGVVKVETKAGTSQLAGEAFVYLIPSGIQANAPVATFHVPNEREQWGVLLGGPLVKDKTFFFADYEGVDQHRGSFIQSPTPMVYVGEGHEAYGLARIDHNLTDSHALALRLNIYHYANTNPNDRVGGFNQISFGRMERSQSTGGQVSDRLVIGRNLVNYFRVNYNSYSPDNNAPTGPYSYGVGISRASYSISGFSQNNWDRSRLLDVSDNVAWNHGRHNFKFGAEFVRVKVTDFLTNLYGTYTFNAGPPVVGEHPASFQQIFGTAFLRFGDTIWQAYFQDDFKISSRLSANVGLRYEYQATTDSVHRLGPRVGLAWDVRGNGKTRVTFGSGIFYAADTYNELRRALRSNEKGPLFTYTIPWGTPGFPTFPNSLTEPPTSVQAARADIVVRPPNYLNPYSMQASVGVERDLGAKFVLLANGIWSHTVHQLRDYDLNHPAPFIRTAPGQTRSATAADATRPYTTYKGTPVRGIITFTNDNSTVYSALDVGVRRLFGARVQTEAHYVWAYQSTYGDIDDWKPNEWNNLGSAEKGPGNYYQRHKAVGNVVVELPYGFKFSQILNVGSGLPFTPLTGVDNNGDSYRLDRPIGYGRNSLRTPRIFAWDMALGKQFKVSERFGIEARGEFFNIINHNNPACSASQCGVNVTYGNAATPVSTFETPVAGIANVDPSRRIQFALRFLIGRQSFRP is encoded by the coding sequence ATGAAATCGTTCACGCGAATGCTAGCTGGATTGTTGCCGATGCTCGCCCTCCTGGCGGCGCCGGCTTTTGCGGCCGACTTGCACGGCATTGTGGCCGCATCCATAGATCGGACGCCAATCTTTGAAGCCCACGTGGTGCTGCACGGGCCCCACGGTTTGCAACTGACCACAATGACCAACACCGAAGGCGCTTATAGTTTTACGGGACTGGATGCATCTCTGCGCTATTCGGTGGACGTGGAGGCGAAGGGATTCAATCCTTTCACGCAAGACATCACGATGTCTTCCGATTCCCAGCAACTCGATATACTCCTCGATTTGGTAACCCACCATGAATCGGTGGTGGTAAAGGCTTCAGGAGAGGTGATCAGCCTGGAAAGCAGTGCGCCGGATGTCAGCCAAATCATCACCACGGCGCAGGTGGCAGCCCTCCCCTCGGCCAACCGGAACGTGACGAAATATGCGCTCCTGGACCCGCACGTGCGCCCGACGCAGGGGTCGGCCAGCGACGGCAACAACGGCAACCGGCTCTCCTTCAACGGAGAGTCGCATCGCTACACCGGCTACATCCTCGACGGCGTGATCAATTACGACTGGACCTACTCCAACGGGCCCTACCAATTGGTCGCTGCCAGCGCCGCGTCGGATGTAAAAGTGATCACCAATGAGTACGCCGCCGAGTACGGGACTTCCACCACTGGAGTTGTGAAGGTGGAAACGAAAGCCGGAACCAGCCAACTGGCCGGCGAAGCGTTCGTCTACCTGATCCCGAGTGGTATTCAGGCCAATGCGCCGGTCGCCACTTTCCATGTCCCGAATGAGCGAGAGCAGTGGGGAGTGCTTCTGGGCGGCCCACTGGTGAAGGACAAGACTTTTTTCTTTGCCGACTATGAAGGTGTCGATCAGCACCGGGGATCGTTCATCCAGTCGCCCACTCCCATGGTCTACGTCGGCGAAGGCCATGAAGCTTATGGACTCGCGCGGATTGACCACAACCTCACCGACAGTCACGCGCTGGCGCTCCGGCTGAACATCTATCATTACGCCAATACGAACCCGAACGATCGGGTTGGCGGATTCAATCAAATCAGCTTCGGCCGCATGGAGCGCAGCCAGTCTACGGGCGGGCAAGTGAGCGACCGGCTGGTGATCGGACGCAACCTGGTGAATTACTTCCGCGTCAACTACAATTCGTACTCGCCGGACAACAATGCTCCCACCGGGCCTTATTCTTACGGGGTGGGGATCAGTCGCGCCTCTTACAGCATCTCGGGGTTTTCCCAGAACAACTGGGATCGCTCGCGGCTTCTTGATGTGAGCGATAATGTGGCCTGGAATCATGGACGGCACAATTTCAAGTTTGGCGCTGAATTTGTGCGGGTCAAGGTCACCGATTTTCTGACCAACCTGTACGGAACCTATACCTTTAACGCCGGCCCGCCTGTGGTCGGCGAGCATCCGGCAAGCTTTCAACAGATTTTCGGGACGGCGTTCCTCCGTTTCGGCGACACCATCTGGCAGGCATACTTCCAGGACGACTTCAAAATATCATCGCGTCTCTCCGCCAATGTCGGCCTGCGCTATGAGTACCAAGCCACCACCGACTCGGTGCACAGGTTGGGTCCGCGCGTTGGCTTGGCTTGGGACGTCAGGGGAAACGGTAAAACCCGAGTTACGTTCGGATCTGGGATCTTCTATGCCGCAGACACTTACAATGAGCTCCGGCGAGCCCTCCGTTCCAACGAGAAAGGCCCCCTCTTTACGTACACGATTCCCTGGGGAACTCCAGGATTTCCCACGTTTCCGAACTCGCTCACCGAGCCTCCCACCTCAGTCCAGGCGGCAAGGGCAGACATCGTAGTGCGACCCCCTAATTATCTGAATCCTTACAGCATGCAAGCCTCTGTCGGTGTTGAACGAGACCTCGGAGCTAAATTCGTGCTGTTGGCGAATGGCATTTGGTCCCATACGGTGCACCAACTCCGCGATTATGATCTCAACCATCCGGCGCCCTTCATCCGAACCGCTCCCGGTCAGACGCGATCCGCAACCGCAGCCGACGCGACGCGCCCGTACACTACGTACAAGGGCACACCCGTGCGCGGGATCATTACGTTCACCAACGATAACTCGACTGTTTATAGTGCGCTCGATGTCGGAGTTCGGCGATTGTTTGGCGCTCGTGTCCAGACCGAAGCACACTATGTCTGGGCGTACCAGTCTACGTACGGCGACATTGACGATTGGAAGCCCAACGAATGGAACAACCTGGGATCGGCCGAAAAGGGTCCCGGCAATTATTACCAGCGCCATAAGGCCGTGGGAAACGTGGTTGTGGAACTGCCGTACGGATTCAAATTCTCGCAGATCCTGAACGTGGGCTCTGGACTGCCTTTCACTCCCCTGACCGGAGTTGACAACAACGGAGATAGCTATAGGCTTGATCGTCCCATAGGGTACGGGCGCAATTCACTCCGCACGCCGAGGATATTTGCCTGGGACATGGCGCTGGGCAAGCAGTTTAAAGTGAGCGAGCGCTTTGGCATCGAGGCACGCGGTGAGTTTTTCAATATCATCAATCACAACAACCCTGCCTGCTCGGCGAGCCAATGTGGCGTAAACGTTACTTACGGAAACGCTGCCACGCCGGTTTCCACTTTTGAGACGCCGGTCGCGGGAATCGCAAACGTCGACCCGTCGCGCCGGATACAGTTCGCATTGCGATTCCTGATAGGACGGCAATCTTTTAGGCCCTGA